From Nonlabens sp. Ci31, the proteins below share one genomic window:
- a CDS encoding vWA domain-containing protein codes for MMDWFTNIKFASPEMFWLLLALPVVIAFYIWTFNQQNAQIQVSSIKGFQNKGSLLGKLRPLLFVFRLLALALIITALARPQTTDVTTKTKTTNGIDIVLAVDVSASMLARDFKPDRLEATKEVAADFINGRPNDRIGVVVYAGESYTKTPITTDEKISLKAIKDIKFDGVLENGTAIGMGLATAVNRLKESEALSKVIILMTDGVNNSGFLDPKIASELAVEFGIKVYTIGIGTNGNALSPYAQLPDGRFQFRMAPVEIDEELMKQIAADTGGKYFRADNNKKLKEIYDEIDKLEKTEIEQFEFYNIEEKYRDLVLLALIFIGLEMLLRYTIFKTAA; via the coding sequence ATGATGGACTGGTTTACAAATATCAAGTTTGCTTCACCAGAAATGTTTTGGTTGCTGCTGGCATTGCCTGTGGTGATCGCTTTTTACATCTGGACTTTTAATCAACAGAATGCGCAAATACAAGTTTCTTCTATTAAGGGGTTTCAAAATAAAGGATCTCTATTAGGAAAGTTGAGACCCTTACTTTTTGTATTTAGACTGCTGGCTTTGGCTTTAATCATCACAGCTCTTGCAAGACCCCAAACAACTGACGTTACTACAAAAACAAAAACAACAAACGGTATAGACATCGTTCTTGCGGTAGATGTAAGTGCGAGTATGCTGGCACGAGACTTTAAACCTGATAGGCTAGAGGCCACTAAAGAAGTTGCCGCAGACTTCATTAATGGAAGACCTAACGACCGTATAGGAGTTGTTGTATATGCTGGAGAAAGCTATACAAAAACACCTATCACAACCGATGAAAAGATATCGCTTAAAGCCATAAAAGATATCAAATTTGACGGTGTTCTAGAAAATGGAACAGCCATAGGAATGGGACTTGCTACCGCAGTAAATAGACTGAAAGAAAGTGAAGCACTGAGTAAAGTGATTATTTTAATGACAGATGGAGTGAACAACAGCGGTTTTCTCGATCCTAAAATAGCTAGTGAGTTAGCGGTAGAGTTTGGTATTAAAGTCTATACCATTGGAATAGGAACTAACGGCAACGCATTGTCTCCATATGCTCAATTACCTGATGGCAGATTCCAGTTTAGAATGGCTCCCGTAGAAATTGATGAAGAGCTCATGAAACAAATCGCAGCTGATACGGGTGGTAAATATTTTAGAGCAGATAATAATAAAAAGCTTAAAGAAATTTATGATGAGATTGATAAATTAGAAAAAACAGAGATCGAGCAATTTGAATTCTATAACATTGAAGAAAAATACAGAGATCTTGTTTTGCTAGCTTTGATCTTTATCGGATTAGAAATGTTATTGCGATATACCATTTTCAAGACGGCGGCGTAG
- a CDS encoding VWA domain-containing protein: MYILEEKIYFWLLCLIPVLIVLFIGLSYWRYRAQKKYTTKQMLDHLIPDRSWFKPILKLVTVCVGIVFLVLALVNLKAGEKTETVNREGVDIVFAVDVSKSMLAEDIAPNRLEKSQRLVTEIINNLASDRIGLIAYAGSAVPQLPITTDYGSAKMFLQSLNTELISSQGTAINEAIQLAESYYSDDTEAAKILVIISDGEDHEGESVAVAEAAAEKGIRIITIGVGTEKGTTIPIKRNGIVREFKKDRDGKTVITKLNAETLKEISEAGNGVYIDGTVTATVIEQLKEELAGIDKVAFESQQYADFESQFQWFLGFGLFFLFLDVFYLEKKTVWLKKLNLFNE, encoded by the coding sequence GTGTATATACTAGAAGAAAAAATATATTTCTGGCTTTTGTGCCTTATCCCAGTGTTGATAGTTCTATTTATAGGACTTTCTTACTGGAGGTATCGCGCGCAAAAAAAATATACTACTAAGCAAATGCTGGATCATTTGATTCCAGACCGCTCTTGGTTCAAGCCTATTCTAAAATTAGTGACTGTTTGTGTGGGAATTGTATTTTTGGTTTTGGCGTTGGTCAACCTTAAAGCAGGCGAAAAAACAGAAACTGTAAATCGAGAAGGTGTGGATATTGTTTTTGCAGTAGATGTCTCAAAATCTATGCTGGCTGAAGATATCGCTCCTAACCGATTGGAAAAATCACAACGTTTAGTTACGGAGATCATCAACAACTTAGCAAGTGATCGCATAGGACTAATTGCTTATGCCGGAAGCGCCGTGCCACAATTACCGATTACTACCGATTATGGAAGTGCAAAAATGTTCTTGCAATCTTTGAATACCGAATTGATTTCCAGCCAAGGAACCGCTATTAACGAGGCGATACAGTTGGCAGAAAGTTATTATAGCGACGACACAGAAGCTGCAAAAATTTTAGTCATCATTAGCGATGGAGAAGACCATGAAGGAGAGAGTGTTGCCGTTGCTGAGGCAGCTGCTGAGAAAGGAATACGCATTATTACCATAGGAGTAGGAACTGAAAAAGGAACCACGATTCCTATTAAAAGAAATGGAATAGTTAGAGAGTTTAAAAAAGATAGAGATGGGAAAACCGTTATCACTAAGCTCAATGCCGAAACATTAAAAGAAATTTCTGAGGCTGGAAATGGTGTTTATATAGATGGTACGGTTACTGCAACGGTAATAGAACAATTGAAGGAGGAGCTTGCTGGAATAGATAAGGTGGCCTTTGAATCACAGCAATATGCCGATTTTGAATCGCAATTTCAGTGGTTTTTAGGTTTTGGATTGTTCTTTTTATTCTTGGATGTATTTTATCTAGAGAAAAAAACTGTCTGGTTGAAGAAGTTGAATTTATTTAATGAGTAA
- a CDS encoding tetratricopeptide repeat protein, whose protein sequence is MSKKMMRKIAVVLVVMGGNVFAKAQQTPTTNPVYENAIAKAQEYANDGDFNLAEAAYKKAKAVNPQSTDAAYNLGNLYYDNTKKYNASSSYVAAAETATTKEEKHRIFHNQGNLLLENKEYKKAVEAYKNALRNDPTDEETRYNLALAKKEEEKQGGGGGGGDDEKDKKDDSQSKDQDNKEGDKDEKSDGKNDGKENEKEGDKKKGDGEGDKDQDGKPKDGKDGDGEPKQQDQKAPQRVEGKMTPQQISQILEAMSNEEQKIRDKVNAKKAQGPVKKSEKDW, encoded by the coding sequence ATGAGTAAGAAGATGATGAGAAAGATAGCAGTAGTTCTGGTGGTTATGGGTGGTAACGTTTTCGCGAAAGCGCAACAAACACCTACAACAAATCCAGTGTATGAAAATGCGATAGCAAAGGCTCAGGAATATGCTAATGATGGTGATTTTAACCTTGCAGAAGCAGCCTATAAAAAAGCAAAAGCAGTAAACCCCCAGAGTACAGATGCAGCTTATAATCTAGGAAATTTATACTACGACAATACAAAGAAGTACAACGCTTCTAGCAGTTATGTCGCAGCTGCTGAAACTGCTACAACCAAAGAAGAAAAACATAGAATTTTTCACAATCAGGGAAATCTATTACTGGAAAACAAAGAATATAAAAAGGCAGTAGAGGCTTATAAAAATGCGTTGAGAAATGATCCTACAGACGAAGAAACGCGATACAATCTAGCGCTTGCTAAAAAAGAAGAAGAAAAGCAAGGCGGCGGTGGCGGTGGCGGTGATGATGAAAAAGATAAGAAAGACGATAGCCAGAGCAAAGATCAGGACAATAAAGAAGGTGATAAAGACGAGAAGTCTGACGGTAAAAATGACGGTAAAGAAAACGAGAAAGAGGGCGACAAGAAAAAAGGTGATGGAGAAGGGGATAAAGATCAAGATGGGAAGCCTAAGGATGGAAAAGATGGCGATGGAGAGCCTAAACAACAAGACCAAAAGGCACCTCAACGCGTGGAAGGTAAAATGACCCCTCAACAAATAAGTCAGATACTAGAGGCAATGAGTAATGAGGAACAAAAAATTAGAGATAAAGTAAACGCAAAGAAAGCTCAAGGTCCTGTAAAAAAATCTGAAAAAGATTGGTAA
- a CDS encoding DUF58 domain-containing protein has product MNTQELLKKVRKIEIKTRRLSDAVFGGEYHSAFKGRGMTFSEVRQYQFGDDVRNIDWNVTARYSEPYIKVFEEERELTLMLVADISGSTLFGTQEQIKKEIITELCATLAFSAMQNNDKVGLLLFSDQVELYIPPKKGKFHILRIIRELLEFKAIGKGTDVAGALKFLAGVLKKKAIVFVMSDFMSADYKKTLQIAGRKHDVTGIRVYDQREAEMPKMGLVQFKDQETGKTQLINTSSKSVRIKYAAYHKECAAYFKDAFTRSDAGAIDLETQENYTKKLLGYFKAR; this is encoded by the coding sequence ATGAACACACAAGAACTCCTTAAAAAAGTACGTAAGATCGAGATCAAAACGCGTCGCTTGAGCGATGCTGTTTTTGGTGGCGAGTACCACAGTGCTTTTAAAGGGCGCGGAATGACTTTTAGCGAGGTGCGGCAGTACCAGTTTGGTGATGATGTGCGTAATATCGATTGGAACGTAACCGCTCGATACAGTGAGCCCTATATCAAAGTTTTTGAGGAAGAACGGGAGTTGACCTTAATGTTGGTAGCAGACATTAGCGGCTCTACACTTTTTGGAACTCAAGAGCAAATCAAAAAAGAAATTATAACAGAGTTGTGCGCTACACTGGCATTCAGCGCTATGCAAAACAATGATAAAGTAGGATTGCTTTTATTTTCTGATCAGGTAGAATTGTACATTCCGCCTAAGAAAGGGAAATTTCATATTCTTAGAATTATAAGAGAATTGCTAGAATTTAAAGCTATAGGTAAAGGAACAGATGTGGCTGGAGCATTGAAGTTTCTAGCCGGTGTCCTTAAGAAAAAAGCCATCGTATTTGTGATGTCAGATTTCATGAGTGCCGATTATAAAAAAACGCTTCAAATTGCAGGACGCAAACACGATGTCACTGGAATTAGAGTTTATGACCAGCGTGAGGCAGAAATGCCTAAAATGGGACTCGTACAATTCAAAGATCAAGAAACAGGAAAAACACAGTTGATCAATACCAGTTCTAAATCGGTACGCATTAAATATGCCGCTTATCACAAAGAATGCGCTGCTTATTTTAAAGATGCTTTTACAAGATCTGATGCAGGCGCCATAGATTTAGAAACACAAGAGAATTATACCAAGAAACTATTAGGATACTTTAAAGCACGATGA
- a CDS encoding AAA family ATPase encodes MDQQNTQVDIASINEKVAQESQFVDLLVNEMNKVIVGQQYMIERLLIGLLGRGHILLEGVPGLAKTLAITTLSKAVSGSFSRIQFTPDLLPADVVGTLIYNMKDGEFNIKKGPIFANFVLADEINRAPAKVQSALLEAMQEKQVTIGDTTFKLQKPFLVMATQNPVDQEGTYPLPEAQMDRFMLKTVIDYPSIADEQHIMRANLKKDFPEPNAVVSVEQILRAQDAVEIVYMDEKIEKYILDIIFATRYPEKYNLAELKPLISFGASPRGSINLAKAAKCYAFIKRRGYVVPEDVRAVVLDVLRHRIGITYEAEAENYTTEDIVNKIVNTIEVP; translated from the coding sequence ATGGATCAACAAAACACGCAGGTAGATATTGCGAGTATCAATGAAAAAGTGGCACAGGAAAGCCAGTTTGTGGATTTACTCGTTAATGAAATGAACAAGGTAATTGTAGGTCAACAATACATGATAGAACGTTTGCTTATAGGCCTTTTGGGTCGTGGGCACATTCTATTAGAAGGAGTTCCTGGACTTGCAAAAACACTTGCTATTACAACACTTTCTAAAGCCGTAAGCGGTTCTTTTTCAAGAATCCAATTTACACCAGATCTTCTTCCAGCAGATGTGGTAGGTACATTGATTTACAACATGAAAGATGGCGAATTCAATATCAAAAAAGGACCCATATTTGCCAATTTTGTACTTGCAGATGAGATCAACCGTGCACCAGCTAAAGTACAGAGTGCGCTGTTAGAGGCTATGCAGGAAAAGCAGGTAACTATAGGGGATACCACTTTTAAATTACAAAAGCCATTTTTAGTAATGGCAACACAAAATCCAGTAGATCAAGAAGGAACCTATCCATTGCCAGAAGCACAAATGGATCGTTTTATGTTAAAAACGGTGATCGATTACCCTAGCATTGCAGACGAGCAGCACATTATGCGAGCAAATTTAAAAAAGGATTTTCCCGAGCCTAATGCAGTGGTGTCAGTAGAACAAATTTTACGTGCTCAGGATGCGGTAGAAATTGTTTACATGGATGAAAAGATCGAGAAATACATTCTAGACATCATCTTTGCGACTCGTTACCCAGAAAAATACAACCTGGCTGAGTTGAAGCCATTGATCTCCTTCGGTGCATCGCCTCGTGGATCGATCAACCTTGCCAAGGCTGCAAAATGTTATGCTTTTATAAAAAGACGTGGTTATGTAGTTCCAGAAGATGTACGCGCCGTAGTACTAGACGTTTTGCGTCACAGAATAGGAATCACTTACGAAGCTGAAGCAGAAAACTACACCACAGAAGACATCGTAAACAAGATCGTAAATACGATTGAGGTACCATAA
- a CDS encoding SDR family NAD(P)-dependent oxidoreductase, whose protein sequence is MKTALITGATSGIGLATAQTLAKNDFALVLCGRNKEKLAELKQELSQLVPIQTLCFDVRDQKTVEEQIHSLTEPPFHKIDILINNAGNAHGLDPIDKGSLEDWDAMIDINVKGLLYVSHAVMPQMRERKSGHIINIGSTAGKEVYPNGNVYCGSKHAVDAITTGMRLDLNPYHIRVGAVNPGLVQTNFSEVRFKGDAERADKVYQGYMPLQPQDVADVILFALTRPAHVNIADLTVMCTAQASSTVLNKE, encoded by the coding sequence ATGAAAACAGCACTGATTACTGGAGCAACAAGCGGAATAGGACTAGCTACAGCACAAACACTTGCCAAAAATGATTTTGCTTTAGTGCTTTGTGGCCGTAACAAAGAAAAACTAGCCGAATTAAAACAAGAACTTTCTCAACTGGTCCCTATACAAACGCTTTGCTTTGATGTGCGCGATCAAAAAACAGTAGAAGAACAAATACATAGCCTTACCGAACCTCCTTTCCACAAGATCGATATCTTAATTAATAATGCTGGTAATGCTCATGGCTTAGACCCTATTGACAAAGGTAGTCTAGAAGACTGGGACGCGATGATAGATATTAATGTCAAAGGCTTGCTTTATGTAAGTCATGCGGTAATGCCACAAATGCGCGAGCGTAAAAGCGGGCACATCATCAACATAGGTTCTACGGCAGGAAAAGAAGTCTATCCTAATGGAAATGTATATTGCGGTTCTAAACATGCGGTCGATGCTATTACTACTGGAATGCGACTGGACTTAAATCCCTACCATATTAGAGTAGGTGCTGTAAATCCAGGGCTCGTACAAACTAACTTTAGCGAAGTGCGATTTAAAGGAGATGCAGAAAGAGCAGATAAAGTATATCAAGGTTACATGCCCCTGCAACCGCAAGATGTGGCTGATGTCATTCTGTTTGCACTGACCCGACCGGCACACGTAAATATTGCTGATTTAACAGTAATGTGCACCGCACAAGCAAGCAGTACGGTTTTGAATAAGGAATGA
- a CDS encoding BatD family protein, whose translation MKNLIYMVFFLVSSLSLAQVDFTAEASRDKIAINERLRIEFKMNVDGDNFTPPNFTGFQVVAGPSQSVSQSWINGKSSMSKSYTYVLKPNKTGKLTIQQAVMTYDENEYKTIPQIINVTGAVETPKGPDDQSISADDSIHLVAEVSNSNPYLNEAIRVVYKIYVSNQTGVTGWNELDSPKYRDFWSQNIDNRNRQVQNGTYLGEPYRYLVLREAVLYPQKTGKLEIEPLTLDVQVQVPTNRRDFFGRPYTTTVSKTVSAGKREITVKNLPAVGRPASFTGAVGDFDFKVEIDRAQLDAGESLTASISVSGSGNLKLMELPKLKAPQSLEVYEPERKNNVTTNIYGMRGSIADSYTVVPQYGGKYVIPPVEFSYFDPTKEQYFIKNSAEMLLMVDGDAPTTAGANTVASSGNEKRNLIENNAAFAFIKAETQLENQTKTYFFNTVTYWSVLGGTFLILPLVLLIRGQQEKRDSDVVGNRIRTANKLSKKYLSTAKKNLGNHELFYISLEKSLHNYLKSKLRMQTAEMSKDKVAVLLAERGAVEGVRKEFIELLASCEFARFTPSSETSMKEDYEKAGRVLNDIDKQIKK comes from the coding sequence ATGAAGAATTTGATTTACATGGTATTTTTTTTGGTAAGCAGTTTAAGTCTCGCACAAGTAGACTTTACGGCTGAGGCCAGTCGTGATAAAATTGCGATAAATGAACGTTTGCGTATTGAATTTAAAATGAATGTAGATGGAGATAATTTTACTCCTCCTAATTTTACTGGATTCCAAGTCGTTGCCGGGCCTAGTCAGTCAGTTTCACAAAGCTGGATCAATGGAAAAAGCAGCATGTCTAAGTCGTATACCTATGTGCTTAAGCCTAATAAGACAGGAAAACTCACCATACAGCAAGCGGTCATGACTTATGACGAAAATGAATATAAAACCATACCACAAATCATCAATGTCACCGGTGCGGTAGAAACACCAAAGGGTCCAGATGACCAGTCCATTAGCGCAGATGACAGCATACATTTAGTCGCTGAAGTTTCTAATTCCAATCCTTATTTAAATGAAGCCATACGAGTGGTTTATAAAATTTATGTTTCTAACCAGACAGGTGTTACGGGGTGGAATGAATTAGACAGTCCCAAATACAGAGACTTCTGGTCACAAAATATTGATAATCGCAATAGACAAGTTCAAAATGGAACCTATTTAGGAGAGCCATATCGATACTTGGTTTTAAGAGAAGCAGTATTGTATCCACAAAAAACAGGAAAGCTCGAAATTGAGCCGCTTACTTTAGATGTTCAAGTTCAAGTACCTACTAATAGAAGAGACTTTTTCGGAAGGCCTTATACTACAACTGTCAGTAAAACGGTTAGTGCCGGTAAACGCGAGATTACTGTTAAGAATTTACCAGCAGTAGGTAGACCAGCAAGTTTTACTGGGGCAGTAGGCGATTTTGACTTCAAAGTAGAAATAGATCGTGCGCAACTCGATGCTGGAGAAAGTTTAACGGCTAGTATCAGTGTTTCTGGTTCTGGAAATCTAAAGTTAATGGAGCTTCCTAAATTAAAAGCTCCGCAAAGTCTTGAAGTTTACGAACCAGAACGCAAGAACAATGTGACAACTAACATATACGGGATGCGTGGTAGTATTGCTGATAGTTACACAGTAGTGCCTCAATACGGTGGTAAGTATGTGATTCCACCAGTAGAATTCTCTTATTTTGATCCTACAAAAGAGCAATATTTTATTAAGAATAGCGCTGAGATGTTGTTGATGGTAGATGGCGATGCGCCTACTACAGCAGGAGCAAATACAGTTGCTTCTTCTGGAAATGAAAAGAGAAACCTAATAGAGAATAACGCAGCCTTTGCCTTTATTAAAGCAGAAACCCAATTAGAAAATCAAACCAAAACCTATTTTTTTAATACGGTAACTTATTGGTCGGTTTTGGGAGGAACATTTTTAATTTTACCACTAGTTTTATTAATAAGAGGGCAACAAGAAAAACGCGATTCAGACGTAGTAGGTAATAGAATCAGAACAGCTAATAAATTGAGCAAAAAGTACCTAAGTACTGCTAAGAAGAATTTAGGAAATCACGAGTTGTTTTACATTTCTTTGGAGAAATCTTTGCACAATTACCTCAAATCTAAACTGCGTATGCAAACTGCAGAAATGTCTAAAGATAAAGTTGCGGTTTTACTTGCAGAGCGAGGAGCGGTGGAGGGCGTTAGAAAGGAATTTATAGAGCTGCTAGCCAGCTGTGAATTTGCGAGGTTTACACCATCTTCTGAAACCAGTATGAAAGAAGATTATGAAAAAGCGGGTCGCGTTTTAAACGACATTGATAAACAGATAAAGAAGTAA